A genome region from Proteus vulgaris includes the following:
- a CDS encoding ShlB/FhaC/HecB family hemolysin secretion/activation protein, whose protein sequence is MHKFKNKNIILLSFFLFILINKKCFSDVNKNNCFLINEIKIENADVLSDKKQNKLTSKYLYRCLTLNDIQSIANVITNEYIKKGYITSQAFISHEDLSKNKLTVKVIEGKIKDIFINNTSSRLINIIFPLYKEKILNLRDLEHGLEQLNRLTTSQYTLDIRPSDSVGYSSIFIVQNNKKLAFKNQLTVDNSGTKTTGEILLTNTTTIDSLFGLGEQWILSLKTNTDFTRTHYSRAYTASVNIPYGYWFYQYQVSHSQSSYPFQSHNAQYRYKNKNSDQHFDISRLAYRDNKQRIILKSSLKHKKARTQLAQQKLLITSPTLTSLSFSPEYNLSIHNGYLIINPVAELGISLFGATPDYIAENSPRSHYRKLSINLSYQHLFLNKFVYITSFYGQYTPDNLYSIERVAIDGIKATRGYKETKLNANSGFYWRNEINTPQIKCFLGNVNFIFALDYGVAHSDKYETKKNKIIGSAIGASFDHSIFSSQILINKPMFYPTSLKPDHWSLFWSVSFVI, encoded by the coding sequence ATGCATAAATTTAAAAATAAAAATATTATATTATTGTCGTTTTTTTTATTCATTTTAATAAATAAAAAATGTTTTTCTGATGTCAATAAAAATAATTGCTTTTTAATTAATGAAATAAAGATAGAAAATGCTGATGTATTAAGTGATAAAAAACAGAATAAACTAACATCCAAATACCTATATCGATGTTTAACATTAAATGATATACAAAGTATCGCTAATGTTATAACAAATGAATATATTAAAAAAGGTTATATCACTTCACAGGCATTTATTTCTCATGAAGACTTATCTAAGAATAAGCTTACAGTTAAAGTGATAGAGGGAAAAATAAAAGATATTTTTATTAATAATACTTCTTCTCGATTAATTAATATTATCTTTCCATTGTACAAAGAAAAAATACTTAATCTACGCGATTTAGAACATGGGCTTGAGCAACTTAATCGATTAACAACATCACAATATACACTGGATATAAGACCAAGCGATAGTGTGGGATATTCTTCTATTTTTATTGTTCAGAATAATAAAAAACTTGCATTTAAAAATCAATTAACCGTTGATAATTCAGGTACCAAAACAACAGGTGAAATTCTATTAACGAATACTACAACCATAGATTCTTTATTTGGCTTGGGTGAACAATGGATTCTTTCACTAAAAACAAATACTGATTTCACTCGCACTCACTATTCTCGTGCTTATACTGCAAGTGTGAATATTCCTTATGGTTATTGGTTTTATCAGTATCAAGTATCGCATAGCCAATCCTCTTATCCTTTTCAAAGCCATAATGCTCAATATCGTTATAAAAACAAAAATAGTGATCAACACTTTGATATTAGTCGTTTAGCCTATCGTGATAATAAGCAACGAATAATATTAAAGAGTTCCCTGAAACATAAAAAAGCAAGGACACAATTAGCACAACAAAAACTATTAATAACGAGCCCTACATTAACTTCTTTGTCATTTAGCCCTGAATATAATTTAAGTATACATAATGGATATTTAATCATTAATCCAGTTGCCGAGCTCGGGATTTCTCTTTTTGGTGCAACACCGGATTATATTGCTGAAAACTCACCTCGTAGTCATTATCGAAAACTAAGCATAAATTTAAGCTATCAACATTTATTTCTTAACAAATTTGTCTATATTACGTCATTTTATGGGCAATATACGCCAGATAATCTTTATAGTATAGAAAGAGTTGCAATTGATGGAATAAAGGCAACTCGTGGATATAAAGAAACAAAACTGAATGCGAATAGCGGATTTTATTGGCGTAATGAAATAAACACACCACAAATAAAATGTTTTTTAGGTAATGTTAATTTTATTTTTGCACTTGATTATGGCGTTGCTCATTCAGATAAATATGAAACAAAGAAAAATAAAATAATAGGAAGCGCAATAGGTGCTTCTTTTGATCACTCTATTTTTTCCTCTCAGATATTAATTAATAAGCCTATGTTTTATCCCACATCATTAAAACCTGATCATTGGTCTTTATTTTGGTCTGTTTCTTTTGTTATTTAA
- the gpmA gene encoding 2,3-diphosphoglycerate-dependent phosphoglycerate mutase, which translates to MAVTKLVLVRHGESVWNKENRFTGWTDVELSDKGRVEAEEAGKLLKAEGFTFDFAYTSVLKRAIHTLWNILDQVDQQWLPVEKSWKLNERHYGALQGLNKAETAEKYGDEQVKQWRRGFAVTPPELTKDDDRFPGKDPRYASLTAAELPLTESLALTIDRVTPYWEEVIKPRVASGEKVIIAAHGNSLRALVKYLDNMSEDEILELNIPTAVPLVYEFDENMKPIKRYYLGNADEIAAKAAAVANQGKAK; encoded by the coding sequence ATGGCAGTAACTAAGCTTGTGCTAGTTCGACACGGTGAAAGTGTATGGAACAAAGAAAACCGTTTTACAGGCTGGACTGACGTTGAGCTGTCAGACAAAGGTCGAGTTGAAGCTGAAGAAGCGGGTAAGTTATTGAAAGCAGAAGGTTTCACTTTTGACTTTGCATATACTTCTGTTCTGAAACGCGCAATTCACACTCTGTGGAACATTCTTGATCAAGTAGATCAACAATGGCTGCCAGTTGAAAAAAGCTGGAAATTAAATGAACGCCATTACGGTGCTCTGCAAGGCTTAAACAAAGCTGAAACCGCTGAAAAATATGGCGATGAACAAGTTAAACAATGGCGTCGTGGTTTTGCTGTTACGCCACCAGAATTAACGAAAGATGATGACCGTTTCCCTGGTAAAGATCCTCGTTATGCATCTTTAACTGCGGCAGAACTGCCATTAACAGAAAGCTTAGCGCTGACTATCGACCGTGTAACACCATACTGGGAAGAAGTGATTAAACCTCGTGTGGCTTCTGGTGAAAAAGTTATCATCGCCGCACACGGTAACTCACTGCGTGCTCTGGTTAAATACCTAGACAATATGAGCGAAGATGAAATTCTTGAGCTGAATATCCCAACAGCTGTACCTTTAGTTTACGAATTTGATGAAAACATGAAACCAATCAAACGTTACTACTTAGGTAATGCTGACGAAATCGCAGCAAAAGCAGCCGCTGTTGCTAACCAAGGTAAAGCAAAATAA
- the modF gene encoding molybdate ABC transporter ATP-binding protein ModF codes for MTYLQLKKTQFRLSDTLCLQINDLTINEGDSWAFVGSNGSGKTALANALCQESILLSGELINTFSRPISLSFEKLQKMIEEEWRRNNTDLLSEGEEDTGLTVAQVIQMQVKDDDRCFLLAKQFGVEYLLSRRFKYLSTGESRKVLLIQLLMNKPDLIILDEPFDGLDVDSRRALNELLSLLHQQNLTIVLILNRFNDIPDFIQYAGLLINCELVISGKKEQILSDSVIGQLSHSETLENLTLPEQESPDAIPQLPPTLSPIVLKNGVVSYNDKPVLHHLSWEVKPQQHWQILGPNGAGKSTLLSLITGDHPQGYSNDLALFGRKRGSGETVWEIKRHIGYVSNALHQSYRVSSTVKNVIISGFHDSIGIYQAITDKQLKLADEWLALIGLTNHANSPFHALSWGQQRLVLIVRALVKHPTLLILDEPLQGLDTTNRLLVQRFIDIMISHSNTQLLFVSHHQEDAPSCITHRLTFIKDGEIYRYQQEIC; via the coding sequence ATGACGTACTTGCAACTCAAAAAAACACAATTTCGATTAAGCGATACACTCTGTTTGCAAATTAATGACTTAACGATTAATGAAGGTGACAGTTGGGCATTTGTCGGCAGTAATGGTAGTGGCAAGACCGCCTTAGCAAATGCATTATGCCAAGAAAGCATTTTGCTTTCTGGTGAGCTTATCAATACATTTTCTCGTCCAATTAGCCTCTCTTTTGAAAAACTACAAAAAATGATCGAAGAAGAGTGGCGCCGTAATAATACAGATTTATTAAGTGAAGGTGAGGAAGACACTGGCTTAACGGTGGCTCAAGTTATTCAAATGCAGGTAAAAGATGATGACAGATGTTTTTTATTAGCTAAGCAATTTGGCGTTGAATATCTTTTATCAAGACGGTTTAAATATCTTTCTACTGGTGAGTCTCGGAAAGTATTGCTTATTCAGCTTTTAATGAACAAACCAGATTTGATTATTTTAGATGAGCCTTTTGATGGTTTAGATGTAGATTCTCGCCGTGCTTTAAATGAATTATTATCGCTATTACATCAACAAAATCTGACAATTGTACTGATTTTAAATCGCTTTAATGATATTCCTGATTTTATTCAATATGCAGGATTACTGATTAATTGTGAATTGGTGATAAGCGGTAAAAAAGAGCAGATTTTATCTGATTCGGTAATAGGGCAGTTATCTCACAGTGAAACCCTTGAAAATCTCACACTACCTGAACAAGAGTCACCAGATGCGATCCCACAATTACCGCCAACACTTTCCCCTATCGTGCTAAAAAATGGTGTAGTGAGCTATAACGACAAACCTGTTCTTCACCATTTAAGTTGGGAGGTAAAACCGCAACAACATTGGCAAATTTTAGGCCCTAATGGCGCAGGAAAATCGACATTATTAAGTTTAATTACAGGGGATCATCCTCAAGGTTACAGCAATGACTTAGCACTATTTGGTCGTAAAAGGGGAAGTGGCGAAACAGTATGGGAAATTAAACGCCATATTGGTTATGTCAGTAATGCCCTGCATCAAAGTTATCGCGTTTCTTCAACAGTAAAGAATGTCATTATTTCAGGTTTTCATGACTCAATTGGTATTTATCAGGCTATTACCGATAAACAGCTGAAACTCGCTGATGAATGGTTAGCGTTAATTGGTTTGACAAACCATGCCAATAGTCCATTTCATGCTTTATCCTGGGGACAACAGCGCTTAGTATTAATTGTGAGGGCTCTAGTTAAGCACCCTACTTTGCTTATTCTTGATGAGCCACTGCAAGGATTAGATACAACGAATCGACTCTTAGTACAGCGTTTTATTGATATCATGATAAGCCACAGTAATACGCAACTTTTATTTGTCAGCCATCATCAAGAGGATGCGCCTTCATGTATTACTCATCGATTGACTTTTATTAAAGACGGCGAAATTTATCGTTATCAGCAAGAAATTTGTTAA